The sequence TTTCAGCCTCAGGTGGGCAGGCCGCGCCACGACACCCCAGTGCCGCCGCCAATGCCCATTCACCTCCATGCCGATACCATCCACCCAGGGGCGATCGCCCCCCTCCCCGACGGCAGTTTCTGGATTTTGGATCATCCTGACCGTGGAGCGGCACGCCTTTGGTATTACCCCGTCAACGGGGGTGTGCCGCAGGTTCAGGTTCTCAACACTGCCGTTTTAGTTGATGCTGGAGCCGATGACCTCGATCTTGGCGAGATTCGCGCCTATGACCTCGCCTATCAACCCAATCCCTCTGCCAATAACGCTCATACCCCCATCGGCACCTTAGTGGTAGTTGAATCAACCGGTCGTCAGGTGTTTGCGCTAACGGTACGCTCCCTCACGCCCTTAACCCTATATTTAGAACGCAACTACTATCCCCTACGCCATGCCCGTCCGGTATCTCTCATTGCCGACTGGGCATCCGGTGACATTTATTACCAACAGCTTCGGGAGCCATCTGGAGAAGTATCTGGGGAATCCCTCCGCCACCGCTGGCTACCGATCCGGGCCCTGCCGCGTCAGCGCTACGAACTCCAAGAAACCCTGATTTTACCGATTCTCGATGGTAAAGATCCCGATTGTGTCTGGCATCGTCTCTGCCTGGATGCCTGCCTACCGCCCAACACCACGATTCAGATCGAAGCCCAAGCGGCAGAACAACCCGAGGCGTTAACCCAGGCAGCCCGTCACCGGCAGCCGAACCTGTATCGACGGCCCAGCAGTGAATTGCCCTATTCTAGCCTCTGGAGTGCAGAGGAGCTGAATGACCATACGGGAACCTGGGAATTACTGTTTCAAGACCTGCGGGGGCGCTATCTGCAACTGCGTCTGACCCTGATCGGCAATGGTCGAACGACTCCCTTACTACGGGCCCTACGGGCTCACTATCCTCGATTTTCTTATCTTCAGGAGTATCTACCGGCGGTCTATCAACAGGATGCCGTATCCGCCAGCTTCTTGGAGCGCTTCCTGGCTAACCCTGAAGGGATATTGACGTATCTTGAGGGACTCATTGCCCAGATGCAGACCCTGTTGGATGTCCATACTGCACCGGCTGAAGCGCTAGACTGGCTGGCTAGCTGGATTGGGCTGGCCCTGGATCCTGCTTGGAATGACCATCAGCGACGATTGCTGATCGCCCAAGCGCCCTACTTCTTTCAGCGGCGCGGCACCCCGACTGGGTTATTGCAGGCTATTGTTCTGACCCTCTACCCCGAGTCAGGGCCCAGCATCTTTCACGATCATATGGCCGCCACCCTACACTCCACAGTCCGCATTGTGGAACGGTTCCTTACTCGTCTGCCCGGGGAGACAGCGATTGCTGATCCTACAGATGAACACCAACCTCCGCGATTGATCCCAAGTCCTGAAACCAAGAGTCGTGCCCATCGCTTCACCGTGATGGTGCCCACAACCGTGACGGCCACAACCCATGCCTTGATAGAGCGCATCGTTGCCCTAGAAAAGCCTGCTCACACTGCCTTTACTCTCCAGCCCTACTGGGCTCTCTTCCGCGTCGGCGACGTCCGCCTGGGGCTAGACACGGTCTTAGGGCAGGGTGGTCAGTTTGAACTTTTCCGCCTAGGGGAGTCCGCCTTGGATGCCGCTGCCCTAGGAACAACGTTCCCCTACAGCTTAACGAACCGTACTGTCATTTCTCGCTAACCCTATCACCCGGAGCAGCGCCATGGTTCACCCATTTTATCTTTGTCCTCAGCTCAAAAATCTCCACCACCGCGAGCGCTTAAACTATGTCCTGGGCCAAGTGCTAGGGGTCAACGACTTCCAGCAAGAACAGGTCTATTTTCTGCATAAGTCCCAACTCCATAACCGCAGTTTGCATGGCTACGGCACTGTATGGGGGCTGGCGGTGAGTACGGCTAATACTGACGGTATCTTAGAGCTTCAGGTGGCTCCAGGCTTTGCCATCGATCCCCAAGGGCGGGAGGTTTGGGTCGATGCTTTACAATGTGCCAAGCTCAATGATTGGCTAGCCGC is a genomic window of Candidatus Obscuribacterales bacterium containing:
- a CDS encoding phage tail protein, producing the protein MKNVNNHRYHLLLGPADWSRCQTESSAGRRWEYNPDRHGVQLQAELLPPPQPGDAIALDPAQRRDSDRDIYGHWYWIDATGTQIQVRWAAAQTTETLYPLPAQTCPPTGDPFYPAQPPAPALPEPLAGLAILPDGYLVVGSPSTGSLLVLDLYALDGGVLRLSLDEGASLSQLPQPFDLATLPTGELFVLDRVNHKVWRLDRTLRTLPPPASLPRVLSLFQPQVGRPRHDTPVPPPMPIHLHADTIHPGAIAPLPDGSFWILDHPDRGAARLWYYPVNGGVPQVQVLNTAVLVDAGADDLDLGEIRAYDLAYQPNPSANNAHTPIGTLVVVESTGRQVFALTVRSLTPLTLYLERNYYPLRHARPVSLIADWASGDIYYQQLREPSGEVSGESLRHRWLPIRALPRQRYELQETLILPILDGKDPDCVWHRLCLDACLPPNTTIQIEAQAAEQPEALTQAARHRQPNLYRRPSSELPYSSLWSAEELNDHTGTWELLFQDLRGRYLQLRLTLIGNGRTTPLLRALRAHYPRFSYLQEYLPAVYQQDAVSASFLERFLANPEGILTYLEGLIAQMQTLLDVHTAPAEALDWLASWIGLALDPAWNDHQRRLLIAQAPYFFQRRGTPTGLLQAIVLTLYPESGPSIFHDHMAATLHSTVRIVERFLTRLPGETAIADPTDEHQPPRLIPSPETKSRAHRFTVMVPTTVTATTHALIERIVALEKPAHTAFTLQPYWALFRVGDVRLGLDTVLGQGGQFELFRLGESALDAAALGTTFPYSLTNRTVISR